The Hymenobacter sp. 5317J-9 genome has a window encoding:
- a CDS encoding fasciclin domain-containing protein, which translates to MGGSMSTTTTTTTTSGVMVGGAMMTPDKDIVDNAVGSADHTTLVAAVKAAGLVETLKGSGPFTVFAPTNAAFDKLPAGTVNSLVTPEMKPTLTKILTYHVVPGRLTADQLTNGQVLTTVEGEQLTVMKSGGSVMLKDAKGGMSTVTIPNVISSNGVTHVIDTVLMPAK; encoded by the coding sequence ATGGGCGGCAGCATGTCGACCACTACGACTACCACGACCACCTCCGGCGTGATGGTGGGCGGCGCCATGATGACCCCCGATAAGGACATCGTGGACAACGCCGTGGGCAGCGCCGACCACACCACGCTGGTGGCCGCCGTGAAAGCCGCCGGCTTGGTGGAAACGCTGAAAGGCTCCGGTCCCTTCACTGTGTTTGCCCCCACCAACGCGGCCTTCGACAAGCTGCCCGCCGGCACCGTGAACTCGCTGGTGACGCCCGAAATGAAGCCCACGCTCACCAAAATCCTGACCTACCACGTGGTGCCCGGCCGCCTCACTGCCGACCAGCTCACCAACGGCCAGGTGCTGACCACCGTGGAAGGGGAGCAGCTGACCGTGATGAAAAGCGGCGGCAGCGTGATGCTGAAAGATGCCAAAGGCGGCATGTCCACCGTCACCATCCCCAACGTGATTTCGAGCAACGGCGTGACCCACGTCATCGACACGGTGCTGATGCCCGCCAAGTAA
- a CDS encoding porin family protein, with protein sequence MKPSASASRPGNAPLWQAVALALLLTAAPGAYAQSKGPMRLVLKAALASAGLAGSAVPQAAGPDYTTRQDARYLGFGVGAALRVPVSRQGAVAVQPEVLLSQRGYKLQADQTAGMAAGVAKRTYEQTRGLTYLDVPLLANIGLGGWYLEAGPQLSLLLRAHSETRTTTSYVTAAPDQEATASASSTADLARFDVGVVGGVGYQSACGLGLGLRLSRGLRPLLAPPGSTDRLGVYPDALQLQVSYALPAHHSLP encoded by the coding sequence ATGAAACCATCAGCTTCTGCTTCTCGCCCCGGCAATGCGCCGCTATGGCAGGCCGTTGCGCTGGCCCTGCTGCTGACTGCCGCGCCCGGCGCCTACGCCCAAAGCAAAGGCCCCATGCGCCTGGTTTTGAAGGCCGCCCTTGCCTCGGCCGGGCTGGCCGGCAGCGCCGTGCCCCAGGCCGCCGGCCCCGACTATACCACCCGCCAGGACGCCCGCTACCTCGGCTTTGGTGTGGGGGCGGCGTTGCGGGTGCCGGTGTCGCGGCAGGGCGCCGTGGCGGTGCAGCCCGAGGTGCTGCTCAGCCAGCGCGGCTATAAGCTGCAGGCCGACCAAACCGCCGGCATGGCGGCCGGCGTGGCCAAACGCACTTATGAGCAAACCCGCGGCCTCACCTACCTCGACGTGCCGCTGCTAGCCAACATCGGCCTGGGCGGCTGGTACCTGGAGGCGGGCCCGCAGCTGAGCCTGCTGCTGCGCGCCCACTCCGAAACCCGCACCACCACCAGCTACGTGACGGCCGCGCCCGACCAGGAGGCCACCGCCAGTGCCAGCAGCACCGCCGACCTGGCCCGCTTCGACGTGGGCGTGGTGGGCGGCGTGGGCTACCAGTCGGCCTGCGGGCTGGGCCTGGGGCTGCGTCTCAGCCGTGGGCTGCGGCCCCTGCTGGCACCGCCCGGCAGCACCGACCGCCTTGGGGTATACCCTGACGCTCTGCAGCTGCAGGTGAGCTACGCCCTGCCGGCCCACCATTCACTCCCGTAA
- a CDS encoding PAS domain-containing sensor histidine kinase, whose amino-acid sequence MPATLYRNPLTDILFEQAKEFVGLYHLERGWFTHVNTAGYRLLGYPSAEALYDDPARTLRAEQLTATEWGNRRDQVLRDGSLEYEAEIRRVTGETFWARVELTSLTVESHPYFLVRITNIDPLHHAEQRLAQSVGRFEAVVSHATIGIIMCNRAGDIVLANEKARQLFGYPDGELLGQRIEVLVPSAVSRYHEKLRDSFNERPEARAMGHNRDLLARRQDGSVFPVEISLSYFRLDEELFAVAYIIDVTFKKEAERELLAQHQQVAALNAELEQKVAERTHALETTLAQLERRTRELSQALAAEQELGELKSRFVSMASHEFRTPLTAVLTSATLIEKYPAAEQQDKRQRHLDRIRTSVKHLTDILEEFLSVGKLEDGRIEAHPARVDLPALLREAIADAEGLRKPGQRIEPEFHGVTPLWTDASLLRKVLVNLLSNALKYSGEHSTVTVRATTQDHWLTLSVQDRGVGISAEDQEHLFERFFRARNAANLPGTGLGLYIVARYLELLGGTVALHSELNVGTTVTLTLPHGNHPAD is encoded by the coding sequence ATGCCCGCCACGTTGTATCGTAATCCGCTGACGGATATTCTGTTTGAGCAAGCAAAGGAATTTGTGGGCCTCTACCACCTGGAGCGGGGCTGGTTTACGCACGTGAACACGGCGGGCTACCGGCTGCTGGGCTATCCCTCGGCCGAGGCCCTTTACGACGACCCCGCGCGCACTCTGCGCGCCGAGCAGCTCACGGCCACCGAATGGGGCAACCGGCGCGACCAGGTGCTGCGCGACGGCAGCCTCGAATACGAAGCCGAAATACGCCGGGTAACGGGCGAAACGTTCTGGGCCCGCGTCGAGCTCACCAGCCTGACGGTGGAAAGCCACCCGTATTTCCTTGTGCGCATCACCAACATCGACCCGCTGCACCACGCCGAGCAGCGCCTGGCCCAAAGCGTGGGCCGCTTCGAGGCCGTGGTGAGCCACGCCACCATCGGCATCATCATGTGCAACCGGGCCGGCGACATTGTGCTGGCCAACGAAAAGGCGCGCCAGCTGTTTGGCTACCCCGACGGCGAACTGCTTGGCCAGCGCATTGAGGTGCTGGTGCCCAGCGCCGTGAGCCGCTACCACGAAAAGCTGCGCGACTCTTTTAATGAACGCCCCGAGGCCCGCGCCATGGGCCACAACCGCGACCTGCTGGCCCGCCGGCAGGACGGTTCGGTGTTTCCGGTCGAAATCAGCCTGAGCTATTTCCGGCTCGATGAGGAGCTTTTCGCGGTGGCCTACATCATCGACGTTACCTTCAAAAAAGAAGCCGAGCGCGAGCTGCTGGCCCAGCACCAGCAGGTGGCCGCCCTCAACGCCGAGCTGGAGCAGAAGGTGGCCGAGCGCACGCACGCCCTCGAAACCACCCTGGCCCAGCTGGAGCGCCGCACCCGCGAGCTGAGCCAAGCCCTGGCCGCCGAGCAGGAGCTGGGCGAGCTCAAGTCGCGCTTCGTGAGCATGGCCTCGCACGAGTTCCGCACGCCGCTCACGGCCGTGCTCACCTCGGCCACGCTGATTGAGAAATACCCCGCCGCCGAGCAGCAGGACAAGCGCCAGCGCCACCTGGACCGCATCCGGACGTCGGTGAAGCACCTCACCGACATCCTGGAGGAGTTCCTCTCGGTGGGCAAGCTGGAAGACGGCCGCATCGAGGCCCACCCCGCCCGCGTGGACCTGCCCGCGCTGCTACGCGAAGCCATTGCCGACGCGGAAGGCCTGCGCAAGCCCGGCCAGCGCATCGAGCCGGAGTTTCACGGCGTGACCCCGCTCTGGACCGACGCCTCGCTGCTGCGCAAAGTGCTGGTGAACCTGCTGAGCAACGCCCTGAAATACTCGGGCGAACACAGCACCGTGACCGTGCGCGCCACCACCCAGGACCATTGGCTCACGCTCAGTGTGCAGGACCGGGGCGTGGGCATCTCGGCCGAAGACCAGGAGCACCTGTTCGAGCGGTTTTTCCGGGCCCGCAACGCGGCCAACCTGCCCGGCACCGGCCTGGGCCTCTACATTGTGGCCCGCTACCTGGAGCTGCTGGGCGGCACCGTGGCGCTGCACAGCGAGCTGAACGTGGGCACCACCGTCACCCTTACCCTCCCTCATGGAAACCATCCTGCTGATTGA
- a CDS encoding response regulator — protein sequence METILLIEDSDLIRENTAEILELAGYEVLTAENGKIGVEKALATKPDLVVCDIMMPVLDGYGVLHIFTQNPQLKGVPFIFLTAKTERADLRRGMDLGADDYLTKPFEETELLSAVRSRLARFHQLRPDYDLQQPNGLHQFLDDATAVGHLTGLTADRKPHALRKKQELYGEGDEATRLYFVQSGRVKTVRRSASGKELITGVYGPGEFLGYLPLLEQRPHADSAVVLDDAVLLYIPQEDFTQLLHRHPAVGQQFVRLLAGRVNEREQQLLGMAYDSLRRRVATTLLRLHEQANGAEVAVQLSRDDLAAVVGIAPESLIRTLTEFKQDGLIEQTGQGIRVLQPDKLRQPNW from the coding sequence ATGGAAACCATCCTGCTGATTGAAGACAGCGACCTGATTCGCGAAAACACGGCCGAAATCCTGGAACTGGCCGGCTACGAAGTGCTGACCGCCGAAAACGGCAAAATCGGCGTGGAGAAAGCCCTGGCCACCAAGCCCGATTTGGTGGTGTGCGACATCATGATGCCCGTGCTGGATGGCTACGGCGTGCTGCACATCTTCACCCAGAACCCCCAGCTCAAGGGCGTGCCCTTCATCTTTCTGACGGCCAAAACCGAGCGCGCCGACCTGCGCCGCGGCATGGACCTGGGCGCCGACGACTACCTGACCAAGCCCTTTGAGGAAACCGAGCTGCTGAGCGCCGTGCGCAGCCGCCTGGCCCGCTTCCACCAGCTGCGGCCCGACTACGACCTGCAGCAGCCCAACGGCCTGCACCAGTTCCTGGACGACGCCACGGCCGTGGGCCACCTCACCGGCCTCACCGCCGACCGCAAGCCCCACGCCCTGCGCAAAAAGCAGGAGCTGTACGGCGAGGGCGACGAAGCTACGCGCCTGTATTTTGTGCAGAGCGGCCGCGTGAAAACCGTGCGCCGCAGCGCCAGCGGTAAGGAGTTGATAACGGGCGTGTACGGCCCCGGCGAGTTCCTGGGCTACCTGCCGCTGCTGGAGCAGCGCCCGCACGCCGACTCGGCCGTGGTGCTCGACGACGCGGTGCTGCTCTACATTCCGCAGGAAGATTTTACGCAGCTGCTGCACCGCCACCCGGCCGTGGGCCAGCAGTTTGTGCGCCTGCTGGCCGGCCGCGTGAACGAGCGGGAACAGCAGCTGCTGGGCATGGCCTACGACTCGTTGCGCCGCCGCGTGGCCACTACCCTGCTGCGCCTGCACGAGCAGGCCAACGGCGCCGAAGTGGCCGTGCAGCTCTCGCGCGACGACCTGGCCGCCGTGGTGGGCATCGCCCCGGAGTCCCTCATCCGGACCCTCACCGAGTTCAAGCAGGACGGGCTGATTGAGCAGACGGGGCAGGGCATCCGGGTGCTACAGCCCGACAAGCTGCGCCAGCCCAACTGGTAG
- a CDS encoding cupin domain-containing protein — MLTTSPPLKTGSLLTGAHARAGEQKALVLLDKNGQKVIFKTFGAGEIMPTHHANVDVLVTVLAGRLIITVVDTPTEVTAGDYLVIPAGAPHALECVEAARILIFK, encoded by the coding sequence ATGCTAACCACCTCCCCTCCTCTGAAAACCGGCAGTCTGCTGACGGGCGCTCACGCGCGCGCCGGCGAGCAAAAAGCCCTCGTATTGCTCGATAAAAATGGCCAGAAAGTCATCTTTAAAACCTTCGGGGCCGGCGAAATCATGCCCACCCACCACGCCAACGTCGACGTGCTGGTGACGGTGCTGGCGGGCCGGCTCATCATCACGGTGGTCGACACGCCCACCGAAGTCACGGCCGGCGACTACCTCGTCATCCCCGCCGGGGCGCCGCACGCTTTGGAATGCGTAGAAGCGGCGCGCATTCTGATTTTTAAGTAG
- a CDS encoding group III truncated hemoglobin codes for MTTTRPDITTEADVKLLVDTFYAKVNQDALLDPIFNGFAQVDWSKHLPNMYDFWSGLLLGTGRYRGRPFPKHVPLPIDATHFQRWVALFLMTVDELFAGPTAEEGKLRGQAIAQVFEARLRERGPLSVL; via the coding sequence ATGACCACCACCCGCCCCGACATCACCACCGAAGCCGACGTGAAGCTGCTCGTCGACACCTTCTACGCCAAGGTTAACCAGGACGCCCTGCTCGACCCCATCTTCAACGGCTTTGCCCAGGTCGACTGGTCCAAGCACCTGCCCAACATGTACGATTTCTGGAGCGGCCTGCTGCTGGGCACCGGCCGCTACCGGGGCCGCCCGTTTCCCAAGCACGTGCCGCTGCCCATCGACGCCACGCACTTTCAGCGCTGGGTGGCCCTGTTTCTGATGACCGTCGACGAGCTGTTTGCCGGGCCCACCGCCGAAGAAGGCAAGCTGCGCGGTCAGGCCATCGCCCAGGTGTTTGAGGCGCGCCTGCGCGAGCGGGGCCCGCTTTCGGTGCTGTAA
- a CDS encoding heavy metal translocating P-type ATPase metal-binding domain-containing protein — protein MHTLAPAPAPTLPRVACAHCGDACPDEPIRQAQEPALSFCCQGCRAVYELLAASNLCTYYRLDEHAGQKVQEVELPGRFDYLDSEAVQSQLLAFRSPALARLTLTIPQMHCASCIWLLENLFKLNPGITSSRVNFLRKELTISYQPGATSLKEVVKLLAAINYEPQITLAELGAQPHPGNRLLHYQLGVAAFAFGNVMLLALPEYFSFTQQLQSTFGRFFGGLSLLLALPVLLLSARGFYQSAWQGLRQRYINLDFPISLGLTALFVTSVVELVTQRGPGYFDSFTGLVFFMLIGKWVQQRSYDALRFDRDFTSYFPVAVTLLTKTGEQSVSVKELKPGQRIRVRNQEIVPADAVLLRGTGQIDYSFVSGESVPVAKAAGEIIYAGGRQVGEAVELEVVREVSQGYLTQLWNNPAFQKEENASLETYANKVGRYFVALTLLLATGAVAYWYPRDQQMALRAFTSVLVIACPCALSLATPFALGAALRVLGRRKFYLKNAAVVETLGRADTIVFDKTGTLTDVKRSAVEYVGPALSPGHEEAVAAVVRHSTHPLSQRLAAELPASALAVTDFAELPGQGLRGIVGGREVRVGSAAFVGAAATKATSETATTLQSKVFVRFEDGPTSCYVFRNVYRDDLRSVLSALGQRYRLAVLSGDNDAEEPRLRGLFGPHAELHFHQTPQQKLDYIAQLKQQGRTVIMVGDGLNDAGALQQADAGIALTDTLTNFSPACDAILEAGSFGQLATILHFSKDCLRVVLATFVLSFCYNGIGLGLAVQGRFTPIVSAILMPISSLSVMVFATLLVRLAAWRRRL, from the coding sequence GTGCACACTCTCGCCCCCGCTCCTGCCCCCACCCTGCCCCGCGTAGCCTGCGCCCACTGCGGCGATGCCTGCCCCGACGAGCCCATCCGCCAGGCCCAGGAGCCGGCGCTGAGCTTCTGCTGCCAGGGTTGCCGCGCCGTGTACGAGCTGCTGGCCGCCAGCAACCTGTGCACCTACTACCGCCTCGACGAGCACGCCGGCCAGAAGGTGCAGGAAGTGGAGCTGCCCGGCCGCTTCGACTACCTCGATTCGGAGGCGGTGCAGAGCCAGCTGCTGGCGTTTCGCTCGCCCGCGCTGGCGCGCCTCACGCTCACCATCCCGCAGATGCACTGCGCCTCCTGCATCTGGTTGCTCGAAAATCTGTTCAAGCTCAATCCCGGCATCACCTCGTCGCGGGTCAACTTCCTTCGCAAGGAACTCACCATCAGCTACCAACCCGGGGCTACTTCGCTGAAGGAAGTGGTGAAGCTGCTGGCCGCCATCAACTACGAGCCGCAGATTACGCTGGCCGAGCTGGGCGCCCAGCCCCACCCCGGCAACCGCCTGCTGCATTACCAGCTGGGCGTGGCGGCCTTCGCCTTCGGCAACGTGATGCTGCTGGCCCTGCCGGAGTACTTTTCCTTCACCCAGCAGCTGCAAAGCACGTTTGGCCGCTTCTTCGGCGGGCTGAGTTTGCTGCTGGCGCTGCCGGTGCTGCTGCTCAGCGCGCGGGGGTTCTACCAGTCGGCCTGGCAGGGCTTGCGGCAGCGCTACATCAACCTCGATTTTCCCATTAGCCTGGGCCTCACGGCGCTATTCGTGACCAGCGTGGTGGAACTAGTCACGCAGCGCGGGCCGGGCTATTTCGACTCGTTCACGGGGCTGGTATTTTTCATGCTCATCGGCAAGTGGGTGCAGCAGCGCAGCTACGACGCCCTGCGCTTCGACCGCGACTTCACTTCCTACTTCCCGGTGGCCGTGACGCTGCTCACCAAAACCGGCGAGCAGTCGGTGTCGGTGAAGGAGCTGAAGCCGGGCCAGCGCATCCGGGTGCGCAACCAGGAAATAGTGCCCGCCGATGCGGTGCTGCTGCGCGGCACGGGCCAGATTGACTACAGCTTCGTGTCGGGCGAAAGCGTGCCCGTGGCCAAGGCCGCCGGCGAAATCATCTACGCCGGCGGCCGGCAGGTGGGCGAGGCCGTGGAGCTGGAAGTGGTGCGCGAAGTGTCGCAGGGCTACCTCACCCAGCTCTGGAACAACCCCGCCTTTCAGAAAGAAGAAAACGCCTCGCTGGAAACCTACGCCAACAAAGTGGGCCGCTACTTCGTGGCACTCACGCTGCTGCTGGCCACGGGCGCGGTGGCTTATTGGTACCCGCGCGACCAGCAGATGGCCTTGCGGGCATTCACTTCGGTGCTGGTCATTGCCTGTCCGTGCGCGCTTTCGTTGGCCACGCCGTTTGCGCTGGGCGCCGCGCTGCGGGTGCTGGGCCGCCGGAAATTCTACCTCAAAAACGCCGCCGTGGTCGAAACCCTGGGCCGCGCCGACACCATCGTGTTCGACAAAACCGGCACCCTCACCGACGTGAAACGCTCGGCCGTAGAGTACGTGGGGCCGGCCCTCTCCCCTGGCCATGAGGAAGCCGTGGCCGCCGTGGTGCGCCACTCCACTCACCCGCTCAGCCAGCGGCTGGCGGCTGAACTGCCCGCCAGCGCCCTGGCCGTGACCGATTTCGCTGAATTGCCCGGCCAGGGCCTGCGCGGCATTGTGGGCGGCCGGGAGGTGCGCGTGGGCTCTGCTGCTTTTGTTGGCGCAGCGGCAACCAAAGCCACCTCTGAAACGGCGACCACGCTGCAATCAAAGGTGTTTGTGAGGTTTGAGGACGGCCCGACTAGCTGCTATGTTTTCCGCAATGTGTACCGCGACGACCTGCGCAGCGTGCTTTCCGCCCTCGGCCAGCGTTACCGCCTGGCCGTGCTTTCGGGCGATAACGACGCCGAAGAACCCCGCCTGCGCGGCCTGTTCGGCCCCCACGCCGAGCTGCACTTTCACCAAACGCCTCAGCAGAAGCTCGACTACATTGCCCAACTCAAGCAGCAGGGCCGCACCGTCATCATGGTCGGCGACGGGCTGAACGATGCCGGCGCCCTGCAGCAGGCCGACGCCGGCATTGCCCTCACCGACACGCTCACCAACTTCTCGCCGGCCTGCGACGCCATTCTGGAAGCCGGCAGCTTTGGGCAGCTGGCCACCATCCTCCATTTCTCGAAAGACTGTCTGCGCGTGGTGCTGGCCACGTTCGTGCTGTCGTTTTGCTACAATGGCATCGGGCTGGGGCTGGCCGTGCAGGGCCGGTTCACGCCCATCGTGTCGGCCATTCTCATGCCCATCAGCTCGCTGAGCGTGATGGTGTTTGCCACGCTGCTGGTGCGCCTGGCCGCCTGGCGCCGTCGTTTATAA
- the ccoN gene encoding cytochrome-c oxidase, cbb3-type subunit I gives MVPSTPARAVDTFFYDNKIVRDFGIATVVWGIIGMLVGVLAAFQLARPELNMSTAYTTFGRIRPLHTNAVIFAFVGNGIFTGVYYSLQRLCKTRMYSDLLGKIHFWGWQLIIVSAVATLPLGFTTSKEYAELEWPIDIAITLVWVVFGWNMFGTIARRRERHLYVGIWFYIATFLTVAVLHIVNSMELPVSFLKSYSLYAGVQDALVQWWYGHNAVAFFLTTPYLGLMYYFLPKAAGRPVYSYRLSIIHFWSLIFIYIWAGPHHLLYTALPDWAQSLGVAFSVMLIAPSWGGMINGLLTLRGAWDKVREEPVLKFMVVAITAYGMATFEGPMLSLKNVNAIAHFTDWIVAHVHVGALGWNGFLTFAMLYWLWPRLYRTELYSKKLATTHFWLGTLGIVFYAIPMYWAGFTQGLMWKQFNAEGMLQYPNFLETVLQLVPMYYLRGIGGLLYVSGVFLLMYNLYKTAQAGSLVANEKAQAPALVHEAEDPHVQAGHWHRWLERRPFQLAVGATVAILIGGAVEMIPTFLVKSNVPTIASVKPYRPLELQGRDLYIREGCSNCHTQMVRPFRSETERYGEYSKAGEYIYDRPFLWGSKRTGPDLQRVGAKYPHSWHYNHMMDPTSMSPGSIMPPYPWLFEQDIDYRILPSKIKVLRNLGTPYPAGFDQVAVDDARQQAQGIVADLKKEEIEVMPDKEIVALIAYLQRLGTDIKVKPEQTATAATATAATATAATAAVQ, from the coding sequence CTGGTTCCGAGTACCCCCGCGCGGGCGGTTGACACGTTTTTCTACGACAATAAGATAGTGCGCGACTTTGGCATTGCCACCGTCGTATGGGGCATCATCGGCATGCTGGTGGGCGTGCTGGCGGCCTTCCAGCTGGCCCGGCCCGAACTCAACATGAGCACGGCCTACACCACTTTCGGCCGCATTCGCCCACTGCACACCAACGCCGTGATTTTCGCCTTCGTCGGCAACGGCATTTTCACGGGCGTTTACTACTCCCTGCAGCGCCTCTGCAAAACCCGGATGTATTCCGACCTGCTGGGTAAAATCCATTTCTGGGGCTGGCAGCTGATTATCGTGTCGGCGGTGGCCACGCTGCCGCTGGGCTTCACCACCAGCAAGGAATACGCCGAGCTGGAATGGCCGATTGATATTGCCATCACGCTGGTGTGGGTGGTGTTTGGCTGGAACATGTTCGGCACCATTGCCCGGCGGCGCGAGCGGCACCTTTACGTGGGCATCTGGTTCTACATCGCCACCTTCCTCACGGTGGCCGTGCTGCACATCGTCAACTCCATGGAGCTGCCGGTGAGCTTCCTCAAAAGCTACTCGCTGTACGCCGGTGTGCAGGACGCCCTGGTGCAGTGGTGGTACGGGCACAACGCGGTGGCCTTCTTCCTCACCACGCCCTACCTGGGCCTGATGTACTACTTCCTGCCCAAGGCCGCCGGCCGGCCGGTGTACTCCTACCGCCTGAGCATCATTCACTTCTGGTCGCTGATTTTTATTTACATCTGGGCCGGGCCGCACCACTTGCTCTACACCGCCCTGCCCGACTGGGCCCAGAGCCTGGGCGTGGCCTTCTCCGTGATGCTGATTGCCCCGAGCTGGGGCGGCATGATAAACGGCCTGCTCACCCTGCGCGGCGCCTGGGACAAGGTGCGCGAAGAGCCCGTGCTCAAGTTCATGGTGGTGGCCATCACGGCCTACGGCATGGCCACGTTTGAGGGCCCCATGCTCTCGCTCAAGAACGTGAACGCCATTGCGCACTTCACCGACTGGATTGTGGCGCACGTGCACGTGGGCGCTCTGGGCTGGAACGGCTTCCTGACTTTTGCCATGCTCTACTGGCTGTGGCCCCGCCTCTACCGCACCGAGCTGTATTCAAAGAAGCTGGCCACCACGCACTTCTGGCTGGGCACCCTGGGCATCGTGTTCTATGCGATTCCGATGTACTGGGCCGGTTTCACCCAGGGGCTGATGTGGAAGCAGTTCAATGCCGAGGGCATGCTGCAATACCCCAACTTCCTGGAGACTGTGCTGCAGCTGGTGCCCATGTACTACCTGCGCGGCATCGGCGGGCTGCTCTACGTGAGCGGCGTGTTCCTGCTGATGTACAACCTGTACAAAACCGCCCAGGCCGGCTCGCTGGTGGCCAACGAGAAAGCCCAGGCCCCCGCCTTGGTGCACGAAGCCGAAGACCCGCACGTGCAGGCCGGCCACTGGCACCGCTGGCTGGAGCGCCGCCCCTTCCAGCTGGCCGTGGGCGCCACGGTGGCCATCCTCATCGGCGGCGCGGTGGAAATGATTCCGACCTTTCTGGTGAAGTCGAACGTGCCCACCATTGCCTCGGTGAAGCCCTACCGGCCGCTCGAATTGCAGGGCCGCGACCTCTACATCCGCGAGGGCTGCTCGAACTGCCACACCCAGATGGTGCGCCCCTTCCGCTCCGAAACCGAGCGCTACGGCGAGTACTCCAAAGCGGGAGAGTACATCTACGACCGGCCCTTCCTGTGGGGCAGCAAGCGCACCGGGCCCGATTTGCAGCGCGTGGGCGCCAAATACCCGCATTCCTGGCACTACAACCACATGATGGACCCCACCAGCATGTCGCCCGGCTCCATCATGCCGCCCTACCCCTGGCTGTTCGAGCAGGACATCGACTACCGCATCCTGCCGTCCAAGATTAAGGTGCTGCGCAACCTGGGCACGCCCTACCCCGCCGGCTTCGACCAAGTGGCCGTGGACGACGCCCGGCAGCAAGCCCAGGGCATTGTGGCCGACCTGAAAAAAGAGGAAATCGAGGTGATGCCCGACAAGGAAATCGTGGCCCTCATCGCCTACCTACAGCGCCTGGGTACTGACATCAAAGTGAAGCCCGAGCAGACGGCCACCGCTGCCACGGCCACCGCTGCCACGGCCACCGCTGCCACGGCCGCCGTGCAGTAG
- a CDS encoding cbb3-type cytochrome c oxidase subunit 3, translated as MDKNVLQSIAGVEIYPIISLVIFGLFFLGLLVYVLLSNRRHIDAMSQLPLLDDEATFKSNLNHDVIC; from the coding sequence ATGGACAAGAACGTCTTGCAATCCATTGCCGGGGTCGAAATCTATCCGATAATCTCCCTGGTCATTTTCGGCCTCTTCTTTCTGGGCCTGCTGGTGTACGTGCTGCTGAGCAACCGCCGCCACATCGATGCCATGAGCCAACTGCCGCTGCTCGACGACGAAGCAACCTTCAAATCCAACCTCAACCACGACGTAATATGCTAA
- a CDS encoding cbb3-type cytochrome c oxidase N-terminal domain-containing protein, with translation MNRSRLAYSLAAAALLGARPALAQAADTGAAAATDAQRTMLWFVLTTLVLVLMVFLLLLVALVSWMRPQLRQLYDLPTVHDSWSGRVLGLLVGDARLVQGDVRDELLDHDYDGIREFDNDLPPWWKYGFYATIVFAIGYVTYYHVLKTGQLQGAEYAAEMQQAALLIAATPDDPNQVTTYTALTAPAELSSGKSLFTTNCAPCHGASGEGKVGPNLTDEYWLHGGEVNHVYKTIKYGVNGKGMVAWKGKLSGKQILQVASYVLSLQGTKPANAKPPQGEKEAPAVAKR, from the coding sequence ATGAACCGCTCCCGCTTAGCCTACTCCTTAGCCGCCGCGGCCCTGCTGGGCGCCCGCCCGGCCCTGGCGCAAGCGGCCGACACCGGCGCCGCGGCCGCCACCGACGCCCAGCGCACCATGCTCTGGTTTGTGCTCACCACGCTCGTGCTGGTGCTGATGGTGTTCCTGCTGCTGCTGGTGGCCCTTGTTAGCTGGATGCGGCCGCAGCTGCGCCAGCTCTACGACCTGCCCACGGTGCACGACTCTTGGAGCGGCCGCGTGCTGGGCCTGCTGGTGGGCGACGCCCGCCTGGTGCAGGGCGACGTGCGCGACGAGTTGCTCGACCACGACTACGACGGCATCCGCGAGTTCGACAACGACCTGCCGCCGTGGTGGAAATACGGCTTCTACGCCACCATCGTCTTCGCCATCGGCTACGTGACCTACTACCACGTGCTGAAAACCGGCCAGCTGCAAGGCGCCGAATACGCGGCGGAAATGCAGCAGGCCGCCCTGCTCATCGCCGCCACCCCCGACGACCCCAACCAGGTGACTACCTACACTGCCCTCACGGCTCCGGCCGAGCTCAGCAGCGGCAAAAGCCTCTTCACTACTAACTGCGCGCCCTGCCACGGCGCCAGCGGCGAAGGCAAAGTGGGCCCCAACCTGACCGACGAATACTGGCTGCACGGCGGCGAGGTGAACCACGTGTACAAAACCATCAAGTACGGCGTGAACGGCAAAGGCATGGTGGCCTGGAAAGGCAAGCTCTCCGGCAAGCAGATTTTGCAGGTGGCCTCCTACGTGCTCAGCCTGCAAGGCACCAAGCCCGCCAACGCCAAGCCGCCGCAAGGCGAAAAAGAGGCGCCGGCCGTGGCCAAGCGGTAG